One Phaseolus vulgaris cultivar G19833 chromosome 4, P. vulgaris v2.0, whole genome shotgun sequence DNA window includes the following coding sequences:
- the LOC137838433 gene encoding probable CCR4-associated factor 1 homolog 9 has protein sequence MVGVVVLLFLKGREKEIKRERDIRRERETERESNMAFPCGSVITRSVWSYNLELEFELIRSIIALYPFISMDTEFPGVIFQSHPGFRQPQNNYAVMKANVDGMHLIQVGLTFSDSQGNLPTFGTSNRFIWEFNFCEFDVARHAHAPDSITLLRSQGMDFDKNRKYGVSIVRFAELMMLSGLLCNNNIQWIAFHSAYDFGYMVKILSQRFFYMQPFLPPNLGDFLQLVKFFFGYRVYDVKHLIRFCPNLHGSLDRVSEFLGLDNNARKSHHAGSDSLVTLHVFNKIKTLYFHTQPDLPEHAGVFYGLEMP, from the coding sequence ATGGTTGGTGTGGTTGTTTTGTTGTTCTTGaagggaagagaaaaagagatcaaaagagaaagagatataagaagagaaagagagacaGAAAGAGAAAGCAACATGGCATTCCCTTGCGGTTCTGTAATAACGAGATCAGTATGGTCTTACAACCTTGAATTGGAGTTCGAGTTGATTCGTTCCATCATTGCCTTGTATCCTTTCATCTCTATGGATACAGAGTTCCCCGGCGTCATCTTTCAATCGCATCCAGGATTCCGACAACCACAAAATAACTACGCAGTGATGAAAGCTAATGTAGACGGTATGCATCTCATCCAAGTGGGTCTCACCTTTTCAGACAGTCAGGGCAACCTTCCAACCTTTGGAACCTCAAACCGCTTCATTTGGGAATTCAACTTTTGTGAGTTTGATGTGGCACGCCATGCTCATGCTCCTGACTCCATCACCCTCCTCCGAAGTCAAGGCATGGATTTTGACAAGAATCGAAAGTATGGAGTGAGCATTGTGCGATTTGCCGAGTTGATGATGCTCTCAGGACTCCTCTGCAACAATAATATTCAGTGGATTGCTTTTCACAGTGCCTATGATTTTGGGTACATGGTGAAGATATTGAGCCAACGCTTTTTTTATATGCAACCATTTTTACCTCCCAACTTAGGTGACTTTCTTCAACTTGTTAAATTCTTCTTTGGATACAGAGTATACGACGTCAAACATCTCATCAGATTTTGTCCCAACCTTCATGGTAGTTTAGACAGAGTTTCTGAGTTCCTAGGTTTGGATAATAATGCCAGAAAAAGTCATCATGCAGGCTCCGATAGCTTAGTCACTCtccatgtttttaataaaattaaaactctcTATTTTCATACACAACCTGACTTACCAGAACATGCAGGTGTATTCTATGGCTTAGAGATGccttga